The Virgibacillus sp. SK37 region TCATGGGGCTTAGAGGTCTGGTCATGCAAGAACAAGTATTGGCATTGTTTGGCATGACACCAGCTGATATCTCTGAGAACTTTCTCTTATTTACTCAAATCCTAACAGATACTGCATTCATATTTTTACCTGCACTTGTTGCTTGGTCAACTTTTAGAGTATTTGGGGGCACGCCAATTATTGGTCTTGTATTAGGATTAATGCTAGTAAGTCCCGCATTGCCCAACGCTTGGGAAGTCGCGACAGAAGCCGAACCGTTATATTTCTTGGGATTCATTCCTGTAGTAGGCTATCAAGGCGCTGTATTACCTGCCTTTTTTGCTGGGATAATTGGCGCAAAACTTGAAAGAGCCATCCGGAAACGGGTTCCGGAATCATTGGATTTAATCATTACCCCATTTTTAACATTATTAGTCATGATTGCAGCAGCTCTCTTCATTATTGGGCCAGTTTTCCATACAGTGGAGGAATATATTCTTCAAGGTACACTCTTTGTGTTAAACCTGCCATTCGGCATTGCAGGATTTTTAATTGGCGCCTTAAATCAAATCATTGTAATTACAGGTGTTCATCATATATTTAACTTGTTGGAAATCCAATTGCTTGAAAAGTTCGGGAACAACCCATATAACGCCATTGTTACTTCAGCAGTAGCCGCACAGGGTGGAGCAGCACTAGCAGTAGGACTAAAAACAAAGTCCAAAAAACTGAAGGCATTGGCCTTACCTTCCTCCTTTTCTGCATTCCTTGGAATTACGGAGCCTGCCATTTTTGGTGTAAACCTACGCTATGTTAAACCTTTCGTAATGGGCTTAATTGGCGGCGGTGTTGGTGGTTTTACTGCTTCCCTACTTGGTATAAAAGGGACCGGTATGGCAATCACCGTCATCCCTGGTAGCTTACTGTATCTTAATGGACAGATTTTACAGTATATCCTGGTTAACCTCATTGCTATAGGTACAGCATTTGTTCTTACATGGTTATTCGGATATTCAGATAAAAAACTTAAAGACGTTGAAACAGCATAAGAAAAGGGCAAGTGACTTGCTGACAAAGCAACACATTTAATAATAAAGACAGACAGGCAGGCAACCCCTTGCCTGTCTTTTAGATAAGGAGTGCCTCATACAGATATGACACAATTACATGCCATAGAGAAGGCTTATCAGCGAATAATAGATAAACAGGAAATGGTTCAATCCGATCCTTACCGTCTCCATTTCCATATTATGCCCCCCGTCGGATTGCTCAACGATCCAAACGGGTTTGTATTCTATCAAGGAAAGTATCATATTTTCTATCAATGGAATCCGTTTGCAACAACACATGGGCAAAAATACTGGGGACATCGTATTTCCAGTGATCTCGTTCATTGGGAAGAAGCTCCTATCGCATTGGCTCCTGATGAATGGTTTGATAAAGATGGCTGTTACTCAGGAAGTGCCATTGTCCATGATGAAAAGCTCTATATTTTTTATACTGGAAATGTTAAGGACAAAGAAGGAAACCGGGAATCATACCAATGCCTTGCCGTTTCCGATGATGGTCTTCATTTTGATAAAAAAGGGCCAGTTATTGAAGTGCCTAAAGGTTACACTGCCCATTTCCGTGATCCTAAAGTCTTTTTTAAAGATGATAAGTGGCTCATGGTCATCGGCGCTCAAAATTTACAAGAACAGGGCGAAGTGGTTCTTTACTCTTCCTCTGATTTAGAAAATTGGTTTTATCGCGGTCCTCTAACAGGTTCGCATAGAAATAAGCTCGGTGAATTTGGATACATGTGGGAGTGTCCTGACCTTTTTCACCTTGAGAATAAGGATATACTAATTGTTTCTCCACAGGGGTTGGAAGCAAAAGGATATAAATTTAATAATATTTATCAATCTGGTTATTTTACCGGACAAGTAGATTATGAGAACCCCTCCTATCAGCATGGGAGCTTTGAAGAATTAGACCGCGGCTTTGATTTTTATGCACCACAAACCACGATGGATGAAACAGGAAGACGTTTATTATTTGCCTGGATGGGTAATGCGGAAATAGGAGAAACACAACAACCTACTGCAAAATACGGTTGGATTCATGCGCTTACTCTCCCCCGTACACTGAAGTGGAAGGAAGGGAAGCTCCTTCAGATGCCCGTAAAAGAACTTGAATTATTGCGAAAAAATCAAGTTGCTTATGACAACATAACGATTATGAATCAACAGAAGCAATTAAATGGGGTTGCTGGTAATGTGTTCGAATTACAAATAACAGTTACTGACTGGAATGCAGAGATATTCTCCTTAACAGTTGGAGAAAGCACGCTGTGTTTCGATAAGACTTCTTCCACTTTCAGTGTAGAACGCAAATGTTTTAATAAACAAGGAACGGAAAGCAGGCATTGTCGCTTAGATAAGTTGGAAAATATTCAGCTTTTTAAAGACACATCCTCACTGGAAGTCTTTATTAACAATGGAGAAGAAGTCTTCACCTCCCGAATTTTCGATGATATAAATGAGCAAGCTGTATCTTTCCAAGCTAACGGGCAAGTGACTTTTGATGTACAGAAGTGGGATTTGAAAAAAATCTTTAATTAATATTCAAGAGGGGACGGATAATGATGTTAGGGAAATTATTTAAGAAAAAAGAGGACAGTAAACATATCTCTCTTTATGCACCTATTAATGGAGAAACGGTTCCATTGGAGGAAGTGCCCGATCCAGTATTTTCCGAGGAAATGATGGGAAACGGTATTGCAATTAAGCCATCTGATGAGCTTGTAACTGCACCAGTTGACGGAAAGGTCATTCAACTATTTTCCACCAAGCATGCGGTGGGAATCCTGGCGGAAAATGGTGCTGAAATTCTTATTCATATCGGTATAGATACAGTAGAACTGCAAGGGGAAGGATTCACCGCTTATGTAGAAGAAGGTGATCATGTGAAAAAGGGTGATAAATTGGTTGCGTTCAATTATACTACGGTAGAAACTAAAGCAAAGAGTACACTAATCCCAATTATTATTACAAATACAGATGAAATGAGCGAAATCTCTCCTATAGATAAAAAATCTGTCCGTGCCGGAGAAGACATCGTTTTAAGCATAGAAAAATAACTGATTTTACTACGAATGTTGAGGTACAAACAGTAACTCGTACAGGTTTACCATCATAGTAGGAAGAAGTTGCGAGTTAATGGCTGAAGCAAAATTTTTGTTGCAGAAGAGATTAATAAGCTGCAGAGCATAACTATCCGCCGGAGAATTGATTAAGTGAGATTATCCGTCCCACCTATTCAGAAACGATCTAGGGTTTACTTATCATACATTATTTCCTAAAACGTCCGGTTACAATCCTACAATGTTAGTTTACATTTTATATATTTTGGAACCAAATAACTACCCCCTGCTTTTCACTGAGCAGGGGGTAGTTATTTTATTTAACATCCAACGTCTTAGGACTTTCTCCTTTTTTATTCATAAGCTGAATTCCTACCGGCTCAATTTCCAACACAACCAAATTCGGGTCCTCAGGGCCTTCAAACCAATTCTTCATGTACTCATTCCATACCCTATTTTTTAATTCTTGAGAATCATTTAGCTTTGCTTTTCCTTGATACTCTACATAAGCATCGCCAAATCCTTCTCCTTCATATCCAAGAATAATATGGGTGTACGGATTCTCTTCCAGTTCTTCTGTTTTATCCGTTTCTTTGCTTGTAGCAGTATAAAGCTTTAAATCTTCATGGAAAAAAGTCATATACCTGGAATGAGGTTTATTGTTTTTCACTGTAGCCATTGTTCCAATATGGCTGTTTTCAAGAATATTTTCTACTTCTGCTCTAATATTATCTTGACTCATAATTTCACTCCTTTTTTCTCTATAGTTATTGTTCCCTTCCTCACAAATATAAAACAAGGTCGATTAATTTTTCCTGAATCTAATTTTCAAATTTCAACATGCTGAGGAGAGTCGTTAGAAATCCCCCTCCTTTAGCATCTCTTCACTGGAATACAGGCCATTCTCGTAAAAGAATAAAGAGTTATTTAGAGGAAAACCTAACAAAGAAGTTATACTTTGTCACAATTTTCATGTTGACGAAAAAATAAGTATGATGGTAATATAAACTGGTAAAACGTTTTATCAAAAGTTTATTAATCATCGAGAGGAGGACTTGAGATGAAAAAAGTGGTTGTACTAGGTAGCTTAAATATGGATTTATCCATAGAGACAAATCGTATGCCGCGTAATGGCGAAACAATAGATGGGAAATCGTTCTTTATGTCTCCCGGAGGTAAAGGCGCTAATCAAGCAGTTGCAGCTCAAAAAAGCGGAGCGACGACATGTATGATTGGCAGTGTGGGGAATGATTTGTTTGGCAGTCAGCTTATCACTTCTTTAAAACAGGAAGGTGTGGATTGCACGCACGTCACTCAGAATGACTCGACTTCCACAGGTATTGCAATGATTATTCGAAATGCGGGTGATAACAGAATTATTCTCGGATCTGGCGCCAATTATACGGTAGATGAAGCCTACACGTCTCAAGCATTACAAAAGGTTGCAAATAAAGACGATATATTTTTAACACAGTTTGAAAGCGATTACGATGTTGTATTACATTCTCTTGCAAAGGCAAAGAGTCAAGGACTTTTTACGGTGTTTAATCCCGCACCTGCAAAGGACATACCAGAAACTGCCTATCCCTCCATTGATCTTTTAATTGTCAATCAATGGGAGAGCGAAATGCTGTCAGGAATTTATCCAAAGACAGACAAGGATTGCGAAGATGCTATCCAACTCTTCATGGACAAAGGTGTTTCTTCTGTTATTATCACCCGGGGAGCTGCAGGCAGTACCTATGGGGACAAAGAGCAAGTAATTTTTGTTCCAAGCTTTAAAACAAACGTTGTAGATACAACAGCCGCTGGCGATACGTATATTGGTGCATTGGTAGCATCATTAGCTACAGAGACAAACATGAAAGATAGTATGACCTATGCAACGAAGGCAGCTTCACTTGCTATTTCCAAGCAAGGGGCACAGGAATCTATACCATACAAAAATGAGATTGACCAGTTCAAGGAGGTTAACTAAATGAATAAAAGACCAATAATAATCGATACAGACCCAGGCATTGATGATGCAGTTGCGATTGCAATTGCATTATACGACGAACAGCTTGACGTTCGTCTAATTACAACCGTTGCAGGAAATGTAAGCTTAGAAAAAGTAACCTACAATGCTATGAGACTAATGAAGTTCTTCGGTAAGGATATCCCTGTAGCTGCAGGAGCTGACCGTCCACTAATTAAAGAAGCCATTGATGCGAGTGATATCCATGGTGAAACAGGCATGGGCGGTTATGATTTTGAAGAACCTGACATGGAGGAACTATTAAAAGAGCATGCAGTTAATGCCATGTATAAAGAAATCATGAATAGTGAGCAACCTATAACTCTAGTGCCAATCGGCCCACTTACGAATATTGCCCTTCTACTACGGATGTATCCAGAGGTTAAGGATAACATTCATGAAATTGTATTGATGGGTGGCTCTACAGCACGTGGAAATGCTGGTGTAATGTCGGAATTTAATATATTTGCTGATCCGGAAGCGGCAAAAATTGTTTTTGATAGTGGAATATCACTTACTATGGTAGGACTTGACATTGGTTTGAAAGCGCTTATCTATCCTGAAGACAGCCAACAATTAAAAGAGCTAAATAGAACAGGTGATATGCTTTATCAACTTTTCCAGCGCTATCGCGGTGGTGGCTTAAAAACAGGTTTGAAAATGTATGACAGCACAGCAATAGGCTATCTTTTAAATCCGGATATGTTTGAAACAGTGGATGCTTTTGTTGATATCGAGCTTGAGGGTTCACTAACTAAGGGATGTACCGTTGTAGATTTAAAAAACTACACTGGCAATAAACCGAACGCTACTGTCGCAGTTGATATTGACCCTGTGCAATATAAAGACTGGTTGATTGAATGCATTAAGAAATGCAATTAAGGAGGGGTGGAGAATGTTAAATGATCTTATTATGTATGCTTCAGCAATATTAGCAGTTGCTGTAGTTGTCTATATGGCATGTCTACACTCGCTTCTATTCCTTGGAATCAGATGATATGATACAAGTGATGTCTTCTCCATATTGTAGAAAGACGGATTTTACGATGGAAAGCAGGAATGATTAAGATGAAAATCACCTTAAAGGATATAGCAAAAAAAGCAAATGTTTCTCCAAGCGCTGTATCATTGGTGCTAAACAATCGGCCATGTAGA contains the following coding sequences:
- a CDS encoding PTS glucose transporter subunit IIA; the encoded protein is MLGKLFKKKEDSKHISLYAPINGETVPLEEVPDPVFSEEMMGNGIAIKPSDELVTAPVDGKVIQLFSTKHAVGILAENGAEILIHIGIDTVELQGEGFTAYVEEGDHVKKGDKLVAFNYTTVETKAKSTLIPIIITNTDEMSEISPIDKKSVRAGEDIVLSIEK
- a CDS encoding pyridoxamine 5'-phosphate oxidase family protein, with the protein product MSQDNIRAEVENILENSHIGTMATVKNNKPHSRYMTFFHEDLKLYTATSKETDKTEELEENPYTHIILGYEGEGFGDAYVEYQGKAKLNDSQELKNRVWNEYMKNWFEGPEDPNLVVLEIEPVGIQLMNKKGESPKTLDVK
- the rbsK gene encoding ribokinase, which translates into the protein MKKVVVLGSLNMDLSIETNRMPRNGETIDGKSFFMSPGGKGANQAVAAQKSGATTCMIGSVGNDLFGSQLITSLKQEGVDCTHVTQNDSTSTGIAMIIRNAGDNRIILGSGANYTVDEAYTSQALQKVANKDDIFLTQFESDYDVVLHSLAKAKSQGLFTVFNPAPAKDIPETAYPSIDLLIVNQWESEMLSGIYPKTDKDCEDAIQLFMDKGVSSVIITRGAAGSTYGDKEQVIFVPSFKTNVVDTTAAGDTYIGALVASLATETNMKDSMTYATKAASLAISKQGAQESIPYKNEIDQFKEVN
- a CDS encoding sucrose-specific PTS transporter subunit IIBC yields the protein MSDNKKIAKELIDAVGGTENIHSVAHCATRLRFMIHDKEKIDQEKVENTDKVKGAFFNSGQYQVILGTGTVNRIYEEVDKLGINSTDKSEQSKEAAKEKNAFQRAIRTLGDVFVPIIPVLVATGLFMGLRGLVMQEQVLALFGMTPADISENFLLFTQILTDTAFIFLPALVAWSTFRVFGGTPIIGLVLGLMLVSPALPNAWEVATEAEPLYFLGFIPVVGYQGAVLPAFFAGIIGAKLERAIRKRVPESLDLIITPFLTLLVMIAAALFIIGPVFHTVEEYILQGTLFVLNLPFGIAGFLIGALNQIIVITGVHHIFNLLEIQLLEKFGNNPYNAIVTSAVAAQGGAALAVGLKTKSKKLKALALPSSFSAFLGITEPAIFGVNLRYVKPFVMGLIGGGVGGFTASLLGIKGTGMAITVIPGSLLYLNGQILQYILVNLIAIGTAFVLTWLFGYSDKKLKDVETA
- the rihC gene encoding ribonucleoside hydrolase RihC: MNKRPIIIDTDPGIDDAVAIAIALYDEQLDVRLITTVAGNVSLEKVTYNAMRLMKFFGKDIPVAAGADRPLIKEAIDASDIHGETGMGGYDFEEPDMEELLKEHAVNAMYKEIMNSEQPITLVPIGPLTNIALLLRMYPEVKDNIHEIVLMGGSTARGNAGVMSEFNIFADPEAAKIVFDSGISLTMVGLDIGLKALIYPEDSQQLKELNRTGDMLYQLFQRYRGGGLKTGLKMYDSTAIGYLLNPDMFETVDAFVDIELEGSLTKGCTVVDLKNYTGNKPNATVAVDIDPVQYKDWLIECIKKCN
- a CDS encoding sucrose-6-phosphate hydrolase gives rise to the protein MTQLHAIEKAYQRIIDKQEMVQSDPYRLHFHIMPPVGLLNDPNGFVFYQGKYHIFYQWNPFATTHGQKYWGHRISSDLVHWEEAPIALAPDEWFDKDGCYSGSAIVHDEKLYIFYTGNVKDKEGNRESYQCLAVSDDGLHFDKKGPVIEVPKGYTAHFRDPKVFFKDDKWLMVIGAQNLQEQGEVVLYSSSDLENWFYRGPLTGSHRNKLGEFGYMWECPDLFHLENKDILIVSPQGLEAKGYKFNNIYQSGYFTGQVDYENPSYQHGSFEELDRGFDFYAPQTTMDETGRRLLFAWMGNAEIGETQQPTAKYGWIHALTLPRTLKWKEGKLLQMPVKELELLRKNQVAYDNITIMNQQKQLNGVAGNVFELQITVTDWNAEIFSLTVGESTLCFDKTSSTFSVERKCFNKQGTESRHCRLDKLENIQLFKDTSSLEVFINNGEEVFTSRIFDDINEQAVSFQANGQVTFDVQKWDLKKIFN